The Microlunatus antarcticus genome window below encodes:
- a CDS encoding excalibur calcium-binding domain-containing protein translates to MFKRPALSAVLAAAALALVMVPSTATAAPSPGPHEPAFIATEEAPYIQDTRVAGVSLRYTCYGPGTVINVSLTVEGVEAKGSAPVVCHGDTDAPVGVRLDVPKGSSGFPVGTWNAVLVTTIPDQVTQALFQQVTVPAPLLKTVKLTINASPEKVAQGKRITVKGTIERDGKRWPQAQADLRFKVDGGNYLYVRTVTADDKGVLKTTLPSTTSGSFRYAFTGSPTLAEATSHGDHIVVKKLKPKSYASCSALNEIYAYGVGRAGGREKGLGVNNWTRDTNTYKKNKKLDPDEDGVACEKR, encoded by the coding sequence ATGTTCAAGCGCCCCGCGCTCTCCGCGGTACTTGCCGCAGCAGCCCTCGCACTGGTGATGGTTCCCTCGACCGCCACGGCAGCACCCAGCCCGGGCCCGCACGAGCCGGCGTTCATCGCCACGGAGGAGGCGCCGTACATCCAGGACACCAGGGTCGCAGGCGTGTCCTTGCGCTACACCTGCTACGGGCCCGGCACCGTCATCAACGTGTCGCTGACCGTGGAAGGTGTGGAGGCCAAGGGAAGTGCACCAGTGGTGTGCCACGGCGACACGGACGCTCCCGTGGGGGTGCGGCTGGACGTCCCGAAAGGTTCGAGCGGGTTCCCGGTCGGAACGTGGAACGCCGTCTTGGTGACGACCATCCCTGACCAGGTGACCCAAGCCTTGTTCCAGCAGGTCACCGTGCCGGCGCCGCTGCTGAAGACGGTCAAGCTCACGATCAATGCTTCGCCGGAGAAGGTGGCCCAAGGAAAGAGGATCACCGTCAAGGGCACGATCGAACGCGACGGCAAGAGGTGGCCCCAGGCGCAGGCCGACCTCCGCTTCAAGGTCGACGGAGGCAACTACCTGTACGTGCGAACCGTCACCGCAGACGACAAGGGCGTCTTGAAGACCACCCTGCCGTCCACCACCTCGGGGTCGTTCCGCTACGCCTTCACAGGATCGCCCACGCTGGCAGAGGCAACTTCGCACGGGGATCACATCGTCGTGAAGAAGCTCAAGCCGAAGTCCTACGCGAGCTGCTCCGCGCTCAACGAGATCTACGCGTACGGGGTGGGCAGGGCTGGCGGGCGCGAGAAGGGGCTGGGCGTGAACAACTGGACGCGCGACACGAACACCTACAAGAAGAACAAGAAGCTCGACCCCGACGAGGACGGCGTGGCCTGCGAGAAGCGCTGA
- a CDS encoding DUF695 domain-containing protein: MKWFKSPKTTALPAAPVSPVYAFWSWWAGSAKDQFAAAIASGAWGDLPQKMSEHVHAIHPDLQWELSSGTRAQHTLCVTGAGTPELRPLSQRWKRAAPPEDPVWQYEPARTRDATVEEASLELDGHSLDLGQTVVDADLDEHRLRYNVVIHHPQFARMDERQRQQFTFLVLDWALGEDDVERWIGAIEASVISPATGQSVTNFVETVDALAAQPIEETWVMMQGQDPEGLPVMAMARRPLRWIDSPLLDLHNKVGLTYQAEPNGLPTGESLAWLRALEDSLVAAAGPGAELLAHETHAGRRVLHVYSDSEDQNVTARIDELVSATPGAAVDSSFDPAWRAVRHLA, from the coding sequence GTGAAGTGGTTCAAGTCGCCGAAGACGACCGCGCTGCCTGCCGCCCCGGTTTCGCCCGTCTACGCCTTCTGGTCGTGGTGGGCAGGCTCGGCGAAGGATCAATTCGCTGCTGCGATCGCTAGCGGAGCCTGGGGGGATCTACCGCAGAAGATGAGCGAGCACGTGCACGCGATCCACCCCGACCTGCAGTGGGAACTGAGCTCCGGTACTCGGGCCCAGCACACGCTGTGCGTGACCGGCGCCGGCACGCCCGAGCTGCGCCCGCTGTCTCAGCGCTGGAAGCGTGCCGCACCCCCGGAGGACCCCGTCTGGCAGTACGAGCCCGCCCGGACCCGCGACGCGACGGTCGAGGAGGCGAGCCTCGAGCTCGACGGACACAGCCTCGACCTGGGGCAGACCGTCGTCGACGCCGACCTCGACGAGCACCGACTCCGCTACAACGTCGTCATCCATCATCCGCAGTTCGCGCGTATGGACGAGCGCCAGCGTCAGCAGTTCACGTTCCTCGTCCTGGACTGGGCGCTCGGAGAGGATGACGTCGAACGCTGGATCGGCGCTATCGAAGCGTCTGTCATCTCGCCCGCGACAGGTCAGAGCGTGACGAACTTCGTCGAGACCGTCGACGCTCTCGCTGCTCAGCCGATCGAGGAGACATGGGTGATGATGCAGGGCCAGGACCCCGAGGGGTTGCCGGTCATGGCCATGGCCCGTCGTCCGCTGCGCTGGATCGACAGTCCGTTGCTCGACCTTCACAACAAGGTCGGTCTCACCTACCAGGCCGAACCGAACGGCCTGCCGACCGGCGAATCGCTGGCCTGGTTGCGCGCACTGGAGGACTCGTTGGTCGCAGCCGCTGGCCCGGGCGCGGAGCTGCTCGCCCACGAGACGCACGCCGGTCGCCGGGTTCTGCACGTGTACAGCGATTCCGAAGACCAGAACGTCACCGCTCGCATCGACGAGTTGGTCAGTGCCACTCCGGGAGCTGCGGTGGACAGCAGCTTCGATCCCGCCTGGCGGGCCGTGCGTCACCTCGCCTAA
- a CDS encoding phosphotransferase enzyme family protein yields the protein MEEFELARAGAAALAVAASLDLPADDAVVLFNSNKVALRLEPCDVLARVTRAGHGGEARLELDRALSLAGAGCPVGAALPGVAPLVHEEAGFVVTLWTYHDTAACPVTADAYAAALGQLHAGMRTADLTSPRFTDRIAEAQQVVADPALSPDLAQEDRALLTSRLAALRQTILEFDAPEQLLHGEPHPGNVLGTRQGPVFIDFETLCRGPVEFDLAHAPEEVCEHYPGINRELLDLCRQLVLAMVASWRWDVGDEFPNRQYWRRALLHALRERLPWPSPDLPMPTVVYQAQDKAVKAGSRASASR from the coding sequence GTGGAAGAGTTCGAGCTCGCTCGCGCTGGGGCGGCGGCCCTGGCGGTCGCGGCATCGCTCGATCTGCCGGCCGACGACGCCGTCGTTCTCTTCAACTCCAACAAGGTGGCGCTGCGACTCGAGCCCTGCGACGTCCTTGCCCGGGTCACCCGCGCCGGACACGGCGGCGAGGCCCGACTAGAGCTAGACCGTGCCCTGTCGCTCGCTGGCGCTGGCTGCCCGGTCGGCGCCGCACTGCCAGGCGTCGCGCCGCTGGTGCACGAAGAAGCCGGATTCGTGGTGACGTTGTGGACTTACCACGACACGGCAGCCTGTCCCGTGACAGCCGATGCCTACGCAGCAGCGCTGGGTCAGCTGCACGCCGGGATGCGCACGGCCGACTTGACCAGCCCGCGGTTCACCGACCGAATCGCGGAGGCCCAGCAGGTCGTGGCAGACCCGGCTCTCTCACCCGACCTCGCTCAGGAAGATCGAGCGTTGCTCACCAGTCGACTCGCAGCCCTACGACAGACCATCCTCGAGTTCGACGCACCTGAGCAGCTGCTCCATGGCGAGCCGCACCCCGGCAACGTGCTCGGGACCAGGCAGGGCCCGGTCTTCATCGACTTCGAGACCCTCTGCCGCGGGCCCGTCGAGTTCGACCTCGCGCACGCTCCCGAGGAGGTGTGTGAGCACTACCCGGGCATCAACCGCGAGCTGCTGGACCTTTGTCGCCAACTCGTCCTGGCCATGGTCGCGTCTTGGCGCTGGGACGTCGGCGACGAGTTCCCGAACCGCCAGTACTGGCGACGCGCCCTGCTGCACGCTCTGCGCGAGAGGCTCCCTTGGCCAAGCCCGGATCTACCCATGCCAACCGTCGTGTATCAAGCGCAGGACAAGGCGGTGAAAGCTGGGAGCCGTGCGTCGGCGAGCCGATAA
- a CDS encoding ApeA N-terminal domain 1-containing protein → MRAEELASLTSGVLGRFWTIDAEQSEPFHDDAAVIGQLQLVAGVVQVKTQLPAASSLADLHGVFTGLAGGVAPATRWLFGITEIGEVLVPVVTGDRVNQQLGGNRVSTHTYRGPSVAVLVGEDATGPRVTRLAVDLPFARWAELDPLTKTGHFDSEQRWQGLDITLRGTETVDCGHVNDIQVSLRGTWSETKTDQDHVTSVATGLQVITESETPHEHDDHVEVVMGVQDLVSLAYDRFLPAQRAQVVFEGAGTDRGPTWFYHRSLVEEAVPTREEPADQQSKSPMFKLNDLGGAPAVARWVALNQQYPDAANAIWVRYRTPTNPTRRIIELGAAIEQYVASVKGEIRAAGEGLSWPSKSTTYEGALALHAGAEFESFVEDAEAWGEVFHEAYVNEKHRSGPRRPAAELARLSFSAQILLTAVLLNRAAADQRPSEVLLADHRIDRIGDAVREIVRKSDQFDRRHPHTPAAPSGETISEATADDGD, encoded by the coding sequence ATGAGAGCCGAAGAATTGGCGTCGCTTACCAGCGGGGTACTGGGCCGCTTCTGGACCATCGACGCAGAGCAGTCCGAACCCTTTCACGACGATGCGGCCGTCATCGGCCAGTTGCAGCTGGTCGCTGGCGTGGTCCAGGTCAAGACACAACTGCCCGCCGCCAGCAGCCTGGCGGACCTGCACGGTGTCTTCACGGGACTGGCCGGCGGTGTTGCACCGGCAACCCGGTGGCTGTTCGGGATTACCGAGATCGGCGAAGTCTTGGTCCCGGTTGTCACCGGAGACCGCGTCAACCAGCAGCTGGGCGGCAATCGCGTATCGACGCACACCTACCGAGGACCATCGGTCGCCGTCTTGGTCGGCGAGGATGCCACTGGCCCTCGGGTGACCCGGCTGGCCGTGGACCTGCCGTTTGCGCGCTGGGCGGAGCTCGACCCCTTGACGAAGACGGGGCACTTCGACAGCGAGCAGCGCTGGCAGGGGCTCGACATCACCCTGCGCGGAACCGAGACGGTGGACTGCGGACACGTCAACGACATCCAGGTGTCGCTGCGCGGCACCTGGAGCGAGACAAAGACAGACCAGGACCATGTCACCTCCGTTGCCACCGGGCTGCAGGTGATCACCGAGTCTGAGACGCCGCACGAGCACGACGACCACGTCGAAGTCGTGATGGGCGTCCAGGACCTCGTCAGCTTGGCCTACGACCGGTTCCTGCCCGCCCAGCGGGCCCAGGTCGTTTTCGAGGGAGCGGGTACGGACCGTGGCCCGACCTGGTTCTACCACCGCAGCCTCGTCGAGGAGGCGGTCCCCACCCGGGAAGAGCCGGCCGACCAGCAGAGCAAGTCGCCAATGTTCAAGCTCAACGATCTTGGCGGCGCCCCAGCAGTTGCCCGCTGGGTGGCGCTTAACCAGCAGTACCCCGACGCGGCAAACGCCATCTGGGTCCGCTACCGCACGCCCACCAACCCAACCCGTCGGATCATCGAGCTCGGAGCCGCGATCGAGCAGTACGTCGCGAGTGTCAAGGGCGAAATTAGGGCAGCCGGTGAAGGTCTTAGCTGGCCCAGCAAGTCGACGACCTATGAGGGCGCGCTGGCTCTTCACGCCGGCGCTGAGTTCGAATCGTTCGTCGAAGACGCCGAGGCGTGGGGAGAGGTCTTCCACGAGGCCTATGTCAACGAGAAGCACCGTTCAGGGCCTAGACGCCCGGCAGCCGAACTGGCACGGCTCTCGTTCAGCGCTCAGATCCTGCTCACGGCAGTGCTGCTGAATCGCGCTGCCGCCGACCAACGCCCCAGTGAAGTTCTGCTCGCCGACCATCGCATCGACCGCATTGGAGATGCAGTCCGGGAGATCGTTCGCAAGAGCGACCAGTTCGACAGGCGCCACCCCCACACCCCCGCGGCACCCAGTGGCGAGACCATCTCCGAGGCGACAGCAGACGATGGTGACTGA
- a CDS encoding RNA polymerase sigma factor, whose translation MQRFDSPKRLQGVDQAGEAAAVAQDRGPVATARPRRGPPEAATSFDEWVGSAAEELLRFARVTTGDDPADLVQDALVAVFTRWSTLDAASAVAYAKRVIVNGHVSRWRRWRRRVVPVGLSEPETAAGTPLPAEDVLVARQLLDGLPVRQRAAVFLRFYDDLSYRDIADILGCREATARSYIHRALQQLKQHLETESHR comes from the coding sequence GTGCAACGCTTCGATTCTCCAAAGCGTCTTCAGGGTGTGGACCAAGCCGGAGAGGCGGCGGCCGTGGCACAAGACCGCGGGCCTGTCGCTACCGCGCGACCCCGGCGAGGGCCGCCAGAGGCGGCTACGTCCTTCGACGAATGGGTCGGTTCGGCGGCCGAAGAGCTGCTGCGATTCGCCAGAGTCACGACAGGTGACGACCCAGCCGACCTGGTCCAAGACGCCCTGGTCGCGGTATTCACGCGGTGGTCGACACTCGACGCTGCATCGGCAGTTGCCTACGCCAAGAGAGTGATCGTCAACGGCCACGTGTCGCGGTGGCGCCGTTGGCGCCGGCGCGTGGTGCCGGTCGGCCTGTCAGAGCCAGAGACGGCCGCCGGCACCCCATTGCCGGCCGAGGACGTCTTAGTCGCCCGGCAATTGCTGGACGGGCTCCCGGTCCGTCAGCGGGCCGCAGTGTTCCTTCGTTTCTACGACGACCTGAGCTACCGCGACATCGCCGACATCCTCGGCTGTCGAGAAGCCACCGCCCGCTCCTACATCCACCGGGCACTGCAACAGCTGAAGCAGCATCTCGAGACAGAGAGCCACCGATGA
- a CDS encoding DUF2625 family protein, translating into MPLLSVDELAGDRDAAWPGLVERINQAFVPVRMHPALPEDGRQTLYRLQVTTRSTLGALALNCGALEVDHGWVKVLGAGAAGLPDLAFANGLGEPTAESQPPALLVVALDVLGGVFAINGGGLGFAPGEVCYWAPDTLNWDSTGMAHSSFMHALLAGAFSGFYADLRWEGWEAEVQSLPTDHGLSVYPPLFSEQGQDISRCSRKPVPLAELATMR; encoded by the coding sequence GTGCCCCTGCTTAGCGTTGACGAGCTGGCCGGCGACCGCGATGCGGCGTGGCCGGGTCTCGTCGAGCGCATAAACCAGGCATTCGTCCCCGTCCGCATGCATCCAGCGCTGCCTGAGGACGGACGACAAACGCTGTACCGACTCCAGGTGACCACGCGCTCGACGCTTGGAGCGCTTGCCCTCAACTGCGGTGCGCTCGAGGTCGACCACGGCTGGGTGAAGGTACTCGGCGCAGGTGCAGCAGGACTGCCCGACCTGGCGTTCGCCAACGGTCTCGGGGAGCCGACGGCCGAGAGCCAGCCGCCGGCGCTGCTGGTCGTGGCCTTGGACGTGCTGGGCGGGGTGTTCGCCATTAACGGCGGCGGACTTGGCTTCGCCCCCGGTGAGGTCTGCTACTGGGCGCCCGACACGCTGAACTGGGACAGCACTGGCATGGCTCACTCAAGCTTCATGCACGCTCTTCTCGCTGGTGCCTTTTCCGGCTTCTACGCGGACCTGCGGTGGGAGGGCTGGGAGGCGGAGGTGCAGAGCCTGCCGACTGACCACGGGCTCTCCGTGTACCCGCCGCTCTTCTCAGAGCAGGGACAAGACATCAGCCGGTGCTCGCGGAAGCCGGTGCCGCTCGCTGAGCTCGCGACCATGCGCTGA
- a CDS encoding S66 family peptidase, which produces MLSFATSLSPGDRIGVTAPSAGVEAAAARRINFCVDWLRDAGYDVVVGDCMDGSGITSAPARARAEELTQMLCDPSIRCVVPPWGGETAIDLLDLLDWDALTAADPTWLVGYSDLSTILLPLTTRLGWATLHGDNLADTPYTPPSGLLPWLQIASGTGPHRQQDSGLVADWWRFEEDPQATVWKRVGTGTWSVHGGESLHVTGRLIGGCIETLCNLAGTPYGDVATFGRKHSKDGLIVYLEAAGDEAATICRNLHGLRLAGWFDHARAILIGRTSAPDNPVMTQREAVLDALAPLGLPIVFDLEIGHVPPHLPLVNGALATVTVEGDCHELVQELW; this is translated from the coding sequence GTGTTGTCCTTCGCAACTTCCCTGAGTCCCGGCGACAGGATCGGAGTGACTGCCCCGTCCGCGGGTGTAGAGGCGGCAGCGGCGCGGCGGATCAATTTTTGTGTTGACTGGCTCCGTGACGCGGGCTACGACGTAGTCGTTGGCGACTGCATGGACGGATCAGGCATCACCTCAGCACCCGCGCGGGCACGGGCTGAGGAGCTGACGCAGATGCTGTGCGACCCCTCAATCCGCTGTGTTGTCCCGCCTTGGGGCGGCGAGACGGCGATCGACTTGCTCGACCTGCTCGACTGGGATGCTTTGACTGCGGCTGACCCCACCTGGCTGGTCGGATACTCCGACCTTTCGACCATCCTGCTGCCGCTAACGACCCGCCTCGGTTGGGCCACTCTGCACGGCGACAACCTCGCAGACACCCCCTATACGCCGCCATCTGGGCTGTTGCCTTGGCTGCAGATTGCCTCCGGCACCGGTCCGCACCGTCAGCAAGACTCCGGCTTGGTCGCCGACTGGTGGCGGTTCGAGGAGGACCCACAAGCTACTGTTTGGAAGCGTGTCGGCACCGGGACCTGGAGCGTTCATGGCGGCGAGTCACTCCACGTCACCGGACGCTTGATCGGCGGGTGCATCGAGACCCTGTGCAACCTGGCAGGCACGCCGTACGGCGACGTCGCCACCTTCGGCCGGAAGCACTCGAAGGACGGCCTGATCGTCTACCTGGAGGCCGCGGGGGACGAAGCCGCCACCATCTGCCGCAACTTGCACGGCCTTCGCCTCGCCGGATGGTTCGACCACGCGCGAGCAATCCTGATCGGCCGGACCTCTGCCCCGGACAATCCAGTGATGACGCAGCGCGAGGCCGTCCTCGACGCCCTGGCGCCGCTCGGCCTGCCCATCGTCTTCGACCTCGAGATAGGTCATGTGCCCCCACACCTACCGCTCGTCAACGGCGCGCTAGCCACCGTCACAGTCGAGGGCGACTGTCACGAACTCGTGCAGGAACTTTGGTGA
- a CDS encoding excalibur calcium-binding domain-containing protein, translating to MPARRLTLPAAAAALIVGLATLATPALAAGPTPAPTDRPAATVAIEDGPFAYTPRELGIALRYACYGDPTTINVTVTAGAAQATGSKAITCAGETEFPVGLGLTVPDDAPVFPPGHYSVEVRVSIPGQASQDYGLPFDGAPTLAEVHFTVVVDASPKEVVKGKKITVTAGIYRGGGDLPFSAKTALEFRPDGGDWRKVKSVTSSNGTLKTKVKATKSGNYRFRYAGSSESAPATSSAVHVVVRPKPKAYKSCKALTKVYKHGVGKNGATEVGLGLTNWTWSTPTYKKNKKFDPDHDGVACEKV from the coding sequence GTGCCTGCTCGACGCCTGACCCTGCCGGCTGCGGCCGCAGCACTGATCGTCGGACTGGCCACGCTGGCCACGCCGGCCCTGGCCGCCGGACCTACTCCGGCGCCCACCGACCGCCCTGCGGCGACCGTGGCCATCGAGGACGGTCCATTCGCCTACACCCCCCGAGAGCTCGGCATCGCGCTGCGGTACGCCTGCTACGGCGACCCGACGACCATCAACGTCACGGTCACCGCCGGCGCCGCACAGGCCACCGGGAGCAAGGCGATCACCTGCGCGGGCGAAACCGAGTTCCCGGTCGGCCTAGGACTCACGGTCCCCGACGACGCCCCCGTCTTCCCGCCCGGCCACTACAGCGTGGAGGTCCGCGTGAGTATCCCGGGCCAGGCCAGCCAGGATTATGGGCTGCCGTTCGACGGGGCGCCGACGCTGGCGGAGGTCCATTTCACTGTCGTCGTGGACGCCTCGCCCAAGGAGGTAGTCAAGGGCAAGAAGATCACCGTCACCGCGGGCATCTACCGCGGTGGTGGAGACCTCCCGTTCTCGGCCAAGACGGCGCTCGAGTTCCGCCCTGACGGTGGCGACTGGCGCAAGGTCAAGTCGGTGACCAGCAGCAACGGCACCCTCAAGACCAAGGTCAAGGCGACGAAGTCGGGAAACTATCGTTTCCGTTACGCAGGCAGCTCGGAGAGCGCACCCGCCACGTCGTCGGCTGTCCACGTCGTCGTGCGGCCCAAGCCGAAGGCCTACAAGAGCTGCAAAGCTCTCACCAAGGTCTACAAGCACGGTGTCGGCAAGAACGGCGCGACCGAGGTCGGGCTCGGCCTGACCAACTGGACGTGGAGCACCCCGACGTACAAGAAGAACAAGAAGTTCGACCCCGACCACGACGGCGTGGCCTGCGAAAAGGTTTAG
- a CDS encoding recombinase family protein produces the protein MSGLLIGYARVSTASQDLASQRVGLAGLGVNDKRVYVDHGLTGTNRERPGLREALAACREGDTLVVTKLDRLARSVPDARDIADELTARGVRLNIGGSMYDPTDPIGRLLFTVLSMIAEFEADLARSRTREGLAIAKAKGRLRGKQPKLKPTQEAHLVKLWRDGEHTTAELADLFSVSRATVYRALQRAGGEASAT, from the coding sequence GTGAGTGGACTGCTGATCGGCTACGCCCGCGTCTCGACCGCCAGCCAAGATCTCGCCTCCCAGCGCGTCGGGCTCGCGGGCCTCGGCGTCAACGACAAGAGGGTCTACGTCGACCACGGCCTCACCGGCACCAACCGAGAACGGCCCGGCCTGCGCGAAGCACTGGCCGCATGCCGCGAGGGCGACACCCTCGTCGTCACCAAGCTCGACCGCCTCGCCCGCTCCGTCCCCGACGCCCGCGACATCGCCGACGAGCTCACCGCCCGCGGCGTCCGGCTCAACATCGGCGGCTCCATGTACGACCCGACCGACCCGATCGGGCGGCTGTTGTTCACCGTGCTGTCGATGATCGCCGAGTTCGAGGCCGACCTCGCCCGGTCCCGCACCCGCGAAGGCCTCGCGATCGCGAAGGCCAAGGGCCGACTGCGCGGCAAGCAGCCCAAACTCAAGCCGACCCAGGAGGCCCACCTTGTCAAGCTCTGGCGCGACGGGGAGCACACCACCGCCGAGCTGGCCGACCTGTTCAGCGTTAGCCGGGCCACCGTGTACCGCGCCCTCCAACGCGCCGGCGGCGAGGCCTCCGCCACGTAG
- a CDS encoding SigE family RNA polymerase sigma factor, producing MQRDEAFTAFVVAHRDRLLRAAYLICGDASRAEDVTQIALSKLYVAWPRVEGSHEWFARTIIARTAVDESRRPWRREVSVADHDELAVLDAAGNVAIRMTLRTALLMLPLRQRQVVVLRHYWGLPVRETADILALSPGTVKSHASRALKRLNVLLVLEEVGD from the coding sequence GTGCAGCGAGACGAGGCGTTCACCGCGTTCGTCGTGGCGCACCGGGACCGGTTGTTAAGGGCTGCATACCTGATCTGCGGCGACGCGTCGCGAGCCGAGGACGTCACGCAGATCGCGTTGTCGAAGCTGTACGTGGCGTGGCCGCGGGTCGAGGGCAGTCACGAGTGGTTCGCCCGGACGATCATCGCGAGGACGGCGGTCGATGAGAGCCGCCGGCCCTGGCGGCGAGAAGTCTCTGTCGCTGACCACGACGAGCTTGCCGTTCTCGACGCAGCGGGGAACGTAGCCATCCGGATGACGTTGCGCACGGCGTTGTTGATGCTCCCGCTCCGGCAGCGACAGGTGGTCGTGCTGCGGCACTACTGGGGCCTACCGGTCCGAGAGACGGCCGACATCTTGGCGCTGTCGCCAGGCACGGTGAAGAGCCACGCCTCGCGGGCGCTGAAGCGGCTCAACGTGTTGCTGGTGCTTGAGGAGGTTGGTGACTGA